The window TGGCCACCTGGTTGCTTGGAGATCTAATTGATACCTAAACGATCTGCTCAGGTGAGATTTGAGATTCTCAGGGATTGCATACCTTTGCCTGAAAGTGTTTTCAAGCCTGCAATTGTTGATAACTACAATGGTGGTTCTAAGTTTAGACAAGAACTGAGCAGTAAACAGGCAAGAAGTTTCTTTGCATACTTATCATTCTAACACCCACTTCAATTAACTGATCTTTGTTCCTTTTAAAGCTGATGTATGTTGTATTTGCGGTCCGTTGCAGGTAGCTAATCTGATTTTACTATTTCGCCCGGTAGCTGAGCTATCTCCAGGAATTTCTGGACCTCTGATGCCAAACACTGTCCAGTCGGCTACGATTATTCCTAGAAGCAGTGAGCTACGATCCCAAACTGCATCTGAACTTTCTCATGAATACAACCAGTATTTAGCTCGATTAAATCATACTAATGAGGGAGTAGCAAGTGCTATTAGACATGTTGAACCTGGACTATCTCTAGCAAATGCACCGCATACCCTTAATACAAACAGAGATCTGCCACCTGATCTAGTCTCGTCATCTCAGTTTGGCGCGTCTAATGCAGCAGAGGTTTATCAAGCATACCCTTTTGGTAATCCAGTCCTGCACCACAGGTAAAGTCTTTTCATCAGGTTTGTGATGCCTTAACACTCTATATCGTTGTTTCTGCACAAACATTCATTGTTGCCTGGGTTTGATATCACTGTATATTGTACACACAATTTAGTGGATAAGAAACACCTGTTTCATCAACAATTTATCCAAATTAGTTTAACCTTTCTGTCTTTTTAAAGCTTCTAAATTGGGTAGAAATTAGTTCTTCGGGATTTATGCTTTGGACATTTTTCTTAAAACATATACATTATTGATTGGTCAACTTTATGTATACATTTCATACATTTGCTCATTACTTTATATTGTGGTGGTAAAGAGACATGATTTATaggaatacacacacacacacacagagtacTTGACAGAGTATAATCATATTGGCAAAGGAGAGATGCAACATTGCTATATGGTGGGTAGGAATACCAAGCTTTAATCACAGTGACAGTCATTTGTgtatttcaggatgtttgaCTAAATAGTTTCCTGATGGCTATGATGTTAGTTTTGTGTCTGATAGAggttgtttatttatttaatccCCATCATCAAATATTATATGTTGGTGTCCCTGAGGAGGTTGTTCATCTACCTCTAAAGATCAAATATATGTGGATGAGTCGAATATTCATTTCTTGTTTCTACTAATTTCCCTAGTCAATTCTCAGCGTAGATATAGAAAATTGTTTATGTCCAATGTTTTGTGTTCAAGTGTTCATATAGTGTCACGTCAGGCAGTTAGATAAGTTAAGAAAAGGAAGTGTAACATATTTGTCTATCCTGGTTCCAGAACTTTACATACTGATAGTGATTTAGTATTTTAGCTTTTAAGCAAGTTGTTCATTATTCTGTTGGATTTTAGCACATCCAACTGCTTCTGGGCTAGATTGCCAATGGGTATAAACTGGCACTAGGTCTAAGGATCTGTTGCAGACGTAAACAGATGGTTGCTAGCATCTTCAGTGATGGTTGTATTGTTACTTTAGAAAGCCTGCATGCTATAAAAAATCTGTTGAAACTTGTATCATGGTTTTCTCTCACAGATCCACTGGTATGCCCTATGATACTGGGAGCTTGATGCTGCACCAGTTGGCGCCTAGAAATAATCGCTATATGCAGGGAAAGGTACTTAGTATTACTATTTGCTTTGTTCAAGCACATTGCACATGTACTTTTCAGCATCCAGGCATGGAAATGAGCTAATACTATCTTCATTGCAGACAGCTTCTTACTGGGTTCAGATGGCTTCTGAGAACGAAAAAGGAGGTCATTCGTCTTCTCCAGCAAGCACTGTTATTGGTACTGAAAGTATTGGTGCTTCTGATGCAGTGATAGGCCAAGCTCCCTCCACGGTGCAGGAGATAAGTGATAGAAGGACTGTACAGTCAACAATAAATGTACATAATAACAACCCCAATGTACTTGCAGTTACCAATGCTGACGCACATCATGCACCAGCAGAGCCAGTCACACAATTACATTCCGAAGCACCATCACATGACCATGCACATCTGCATAGTTCGTCCTCTGGATCTGTCTATCGTGAAGTTCAAGCTCCCCAGGACCCTGGCCATATGTGTGCAGGTCCAGATAGGGGACTTCCATTGGCAGGCTCTGGTTTGGGAGCTAACAGTGTGTCCATCTCTCTCTCCAAAACAGCTCCTGCTGCTGCACTTGGAACAAGTCATACAGAAAGCATTCTGCAAGTGGGTCATGCACACAACTATAACCCCGGGATGTCAGTCGCATCACCTAATATGCCTGTACAAGTACATGCTCAGCTACTACATCAGGTTCCAGTACAAGCACATGGTCAACTGCAACATCAGGTACAGGCACAAGCACATGGTCAACTGCTACATCAGGTACAGGTACAAGCACATGGTCAACTGCTACATCAGGTCCCAATACAAGCACATGGGCAAATGCAACCTCAGGTCCCTGCACAATCAAATAGTTCTGCTCATCCGTATTATGAGGACCCGGGTCAAGTCTACCAGTATTATGCTCAAATGCCGTCATCTGATAACAGTGCTGTATATTGGGCAGGAGTAGCTCATGATCCAAACCAAGCATACCAGTATCCTCATATGCCAGCTTCTGGACACAGTGCTCCATACTGGACAGGAGTCGCTTATCAAGATCCAGGTCAAGCTTACCAGGATCCCCATCTGCTGACATATGGACAAACTGGTTCATACAATCACAATGCAGCAGTAAATGATCCCTCCTTGCAAGGACAAGTTTACAATGCTGCATACGGCACCGCAGCATCACACATGCCAATGATGCCGTCCTCGACCTAGAAGACAGAGTAATGACGAAGTTAAAATGTGAAGAACACATGGCGAGGTGTGTTGTCACATCAAATTGTGGTATCATTAGATTGGTTTTATAGGGCAGATTTGCTAGACTTGGAGGGATTCTTACCTTGCACCTGGTAAATATTGCCTTCCAAGCACTTGTAACTacttaattttttcattttgttttttggGAGGCAATCCTAATCATGATATGCCTATTAGCAATTGTTATAGCTTATTTTGCATCCTTCAAATTTCAATATTCAAATTCTCTAATTGGAGGAAAACATAGAAACTAGAAATATACAACTTGTCAATATGTTTGGTTAGTAGAATACAGGAACATAGTTGACAATATTACTTCTAGTCTCCCTTGATTTTATAGAACTTCAATTTACTAGTATCTAAGAAATAACTCAAAGTGCCTTGAGCAGCAGGTGAGGCTAGTTCAAATTCTCCCATGTGAAAGTGGGAAACCATGGGTAATCTATCCATTATCTCATTTTTAAGGCACCATTCACCTGGTTAAAGCTCCCTGTAACTATAAAGTGCAACACCAGTCGAGCATTACACGGCATTTGGAGGAACAAGTATGATTGAACATACCACTCATTCATAGTAACAGTTCATTCAAGAATAAATTAAAGACTGTAAATAAATTGACAAAgcattacaaaatatttttaaatacggGTCTATCATTCTACATTTTAGCATATTCCACTTGTTTGTTTGGCTTTAAAAGCTCTAGTTCAATTCGACTAGTGCCGTTGACTCTCTTCATGTGGCATGTCTTCGTTTTCTACTATCAAATGACCAGATGATAACTCTGGTTGACTCTCTTCATGTGGCATGTCTTCGTTTTCTACTATCAAATGACCAGATGATAACTCTGGGCGGGGAAATAATAGCTTCAGCCGGAAAGCATCGACACCATTCAAATAGTATCTGAATAGCCTTTTTGCCCTAATGAATCCAAGACGCCCATACAATGCAAGTGCTCCCTTATTTGTAACTTCTGCTTCTAGTGTTACCTTCATATATGAAATATAGATACATAAAACAAATGAAACATTTTGTTCCACTGGAGGATGCAAGAAAGGAAAGATAATTCGACAAAAAATACACATTGTGCAGAGCAAATGGAACATTCACACAGCATAAAAAAAGTTTTCATGTTACTTCACAATCAATTTAAATGGAAGCaactctgtcaaaaaaaaaaaaaaaaaaattaaatggaaGCACCGAAGCACTATGACACTAAGTAGTAAGTGCAATCTGATTCCCAGGGTCTAGTAACTGATATTTGCTTTCAAAAGGTGACTTCCACTGTCAGCTGCTAGACACATATTTAGTCACCTCTAATTCATCTATGCTGATAATTTACAACCAATCATGTCAGCATGTTGATACCTCAAAACGATGTGAATTGAAGGACTATAAGATGCATTTGGGAAGTTGATCATGAGTTGAGGAACTTAATCATGTTGGTTACTATAACATACTGACGTTTCCTTTTACCAAATTAGAAGACTAATGCTCAGTTTGGTTGGAAAAATTGAAATAAGACATGAACAGGATAAAAAATGTAAACAATATAAATTAAAGGCATAAGGAAAAATGTAAGAGGGAAGAGTGTTAAAAAAGTACAATTTTTCTGTGGTGAGGTTCGTGAAGATTATGGGATTATTATGGGATGTATAATCATTCCCAAATTGGCAGGATTGAGGACTACTTGTATgaaatgaaacaaaaattatgtattatctACTCACAAAACAGAAAATTCCCATCTCCACCTATATGTTATCTGTTCCAACTAATGTATTCACTTATATAAATGTAATCAAGGTGAGAAAGGAATGGCTAATGTGAAGA of the Daucus carota subsp. sativus chromosome 4, DH1 v3.0, whole genome shotgun sequence genome contains:
- the LOC108219520 gene encoding uncharacterized protein LOC108219520 codes for the protein MTRSKKSTRKASQNFQSSSRAIEKRLIQRHMQRIPATSTCDYAPAYPEFRHGIIQGESIPCTDQFPGYVFMCNGKTKADCYKYRVFGLPSARMDMLKKIKPHMRLFLYDFDMKLLYGVYVAASDGKLGIEPAAFGGRFSAQVRFEILRDCIPLPESVFKPAIVDNYNGGSKFRQELSSKQVANLILLFRPVAELSPGISGPLMPNTVQSATIIPRSSELRSQTASELSHEYNQYLARLNHTNEGVASAIRHVEPGLSLANAPHTLNTNRDLPPDLVSSSQFGASNAAEVYQAYPFGNPVLHHRSTGMPYDTGSLMLHQLAPRNNRYMQGKTASYWVQMASENEKGGHSSSPASTVIGTESIGASDAVIGQAPSTVQEISDRRTVQSTINVHNNNPNVLAVTNADAHHAPAEPVTQLHSEAPSHDHAHLHSSSSGSVYREVQAPQDPGHMCAGPDRGLPLAGSGLGANSVSISLSKTAPAAALGTSHTESILQVGHAHNYNPGMSVASPNMPVQVHAQLLHQVPVQAHGQLQHQVQAQAHGQLLHQVQVQAHGQLLHQVPIQAHGQMQPQVPAQSNSSAHPYYEDPGQVYQYYAQMPSSDNSAVYWAGVAHDPNQAYQYPHMPASGHSAPYWTGVAYQDPGQAYQDPHLLTYGQTGSYNHNAAVNDPSLQGQVYNAAYGTAASHMPMMPSST